Sequence from the Ziziphus jujuba cultivar Dongzao chromosome 9, ASM3175591v1 genome:
CATTCGGGTGCTCTCGTCATTGGTGAATGCAAATATTGGCGGGTTTGGACGATTTCGGGACAGGATTGATGCCATGTGACCGTGCTTTGTGTATACGAAAATGGCATCCACAGCAAGGTTGTTGGCTGCAGGAGGAGTGGCCAGTCATTAATTTCAAAGTAGAAGGAAGTGACCAAATATTCTTTTTGGATTGGGGAAAAGCGAAGTACCTATTTCAACAGCAGAATTGCATATTTGCTCAGCAATTCGGTCAGGCAATGAGACTCCAAGTTGACACTGCTTGAGAAGCCGTTGTTGGTTTTCCTCGCGAGTCCATGATTCCATTCGACTACGAGCCATTTGCAGGACAGCAAGAGCCTTCTGACCATATAATCCAATGGCTGATTCACCAGACAACATTAAGGCATCGGCATACTGTCGAACAGCTTCAGAAATGTCTGCAACCTTACTTCAAGAAGGCAGATAATCAGTGTCCTAGTCTCTCTCAACCAGAATAATGAAGACTACATAAGTATGGTCAATAAGCTCATGATACCTCAGCACGTGTTGGGGTTGGGTATTCCACCATTGACTCAAGAAGTTGAGAAGCTACAATTACTGGCTTGTTTAGTTGTCTGCAAACATAAATGATTTTTTCCTGCACTGCAGGTATCTGTTCAAGAGGAATTTCAACTCCAAGGTCACCCCGGGCAATCATAATTCCATCAGAAGTCTCCACAATTTCTTGCAATTTATGGAGAGATTCCAAGCTTTCAATCTTGGCCAATACTTTTATTGATCTGCAAATGCATATGTATCtccattttcatattttgatcaTAGAAGATACTTAAAAGCAATATTGTTCTCATACCAATTACACAAAAAGTATAACAACTAAAGGATTGTTTGCAGAAAATTGAAATGTTAAGAAAGGTGCATTAAAATTTACAGGCATCTGAGTATAAAAGAGATGAGAAATAGGAAGCTAGTAGCTTAGTTAtgcaaatgtttattttatcacAAGGTGCAATTACATCTCAGCTAAAGTAACAGAATGTGCTATCTGTGTTAGAACTTAGTAGCCTAAAAGTGAACCATAGGAGCATGATATCTGTCAAGAAAAGTTCCAACGACTTACTTTGCAGATTTGGTAGAGAGGTGGTTCTTTAAATGCTTGACAGAATCAGCGTCATTTACGAAGGACATAGCAATGAAATCAACACCTTCAGAAATCCCAAACTCTATGTCAGCCCAATCCTGTAAATCAggcaaacaaaaatgaaaaatcttcAAGAGGGTAGTTTAGGTAGCCAAAAATGTTAAGGCAATAGCAAAATGAGTTTTGGGAAAGATACATCAAAGAGAAATATAAttactgaatatatatatatatatatatatatatttgaatttctctCGCTCGACTGGAACTAGattgtaaaaagaaaagaaagttgcTCAAAAGCACTAATGTGAGTGAGGAACAGACTTCAAAGTATAAATAAACCTTTGTTGACAGAGTAGGAAGCTCATTATTCTTCTCTACAAGCTTCCCATCTCTCCAAAAGCTCAATTTGGCTAGAGGAAGGAATAAACCAGGGTCTGTGCACTTGCAACGTAGATCGTTCCCAATCTTTTCAATGACTTCAAAGCACGCCATTCCACCGTCAATAACAAGTTCATCACCCACTTCGATACCTGCCAAAGTCCCACTAAAATCGGcaaagcaataataataataataataataataataataataatggaagaagaagaaggagaagagtgAACTAAATCTCTATTTTACTCGATTTTTTGCATTTTCCCAATACCTTCAGAGAAACCCTCATAGTTTGCTTGAACTGTGAATGGACGAGGACGAGGTCCATCAAATTTCTGTGCAGTAAACAACCAGACTGAACCTTCCTGATTAACcatgaaaaatacaaaatccatCAAATCTACACATTTTTTTCCGTTAcccaaattctaaaattttctttaactaCGAAGATAACAATCCAGTTAATGAGGATTTGAGTGGGCTGAAAAATACCTCTGCTTTAACAGAGG
This genomic interval carries:
- the LOC107434216 gene encoding pyruvate kinase isozyme A, chloroplastic; amino-acid sequence: MVVSGTSSVSMSRPFAVVNTPNKVNLKKPVLGFQISDPGFYRKLKGIKMGNGVRAVVQVGFEDSKRAARNSKGLETKFEFDVVLERDLREKGFLGMTKTKLVCTIGPACCSSEDLEKMAMGGMNVARLNMCHNTREWHRDVIRKIKKLNEENGFCISIMIDTEGSQITVVDHGAPSSVKAEEGSVWLFTAQKFDGPRPRPFTVQANYEGFSEGIEVGDELVIDGGMACFEVIEKIGNDLRCKCTDPGLFLPLAKLSFWRDGKLVEKNNELPTLSTKDWADIEFGISEGVDFIAMSFVNDADSVKHLKNHLSTKSAKSIKVLAKIESLESLHKLQEIVETSDGIMIARGDLGVEIPLEQIPAVQEKIIYVCRQLNKPVIVASQLLESMVEYPTPTRAEVADISEAVRQYADALMLSGESAIGLYGQKALAVLQMARSRMESWTREENQQRLLKQCQLGVSLPDRIAEQICNSAVEIANNLAVDAIFVYTKHGHMASILSRNRPNPPIFAFTNDESTRMALNLQWGVTPLLVDLSDDIEANISTTIDVIKSKGLMKEGDSVLVVSDVIPTRATSMAFQSIQVKTIH